In the genome of Bubalus kerabau isolate K-KA32 ecotype Philippines breed swamp buffalo chromosome 8, PCC_UOA_SB_1v2, whole genome shotgun sequence, one region contains:
- the SCIN gene encoding scinderin isoform X2 has translation MAKLYMVSDASGSMKVSLVAEENPFSMAMLLSEECFILDHGAAKQIFVWKGKDANPQERKAAMKTAEEFLQQMNYSTNTQIQVLPEGGETPIFKQFFKDWRDRDQSDGFGKVYVTEKVAHVKQIPFDASKLHSSPQMAAQHHVVDDGSGKVEIWRVENNGRVEIDRNAYGEFYGGDCYIILYTYPRGQIIYTWQGANATRDELTTSAFLTVQLDRSLGGQAVQIRVSQGKEPAHLLSLFKDKPLIIYKNGTSKKEGQAPAPPTRLFQVRRNLASITRIMEVDVDANSLNSNDVFVLKLRQNNGYIWIGKGSTQEEEKGAEYMASVLKCKTATIQEGKEPEEFWNSLGGKKDYQTSPLLESQAEDHPPRLYGCSNKTGRFIIEEVPGEFTQDDLAEDDVMLLDAWEQIFIWIGKDANEVEKSESLKSAKIYLETDPSGRDKRTPIVIIKQGHEPPTFTGWFLGWDSSRW, from the exons ATGGCTAAACTCTACATG GTTTCAGATGCCAGTGGCTCCATGAAAGTGAGTCTGGTGGCAGAAGAAAACCCCTTCTCCATGGCGATGCTTCTGTCTGAAGAATGCTTCATTTTGGACCACGGTGCTGCAAAACAGATTTTCGTATGGAAAG GTAAAGATGCTAATCCCCAGGAGAGAAAGGCTGCCATGAAGACAGCTGAGGAATTCCTACAGCAAATGAATTATTCTACGAATACCCAA ATTCAAGTTCTTCCAGAAGGAGGTGAAACACCAATCTTCAAACAGTTCTTTAAAGACTGGAGAGATAGAGATCAGAGCGATGGCTTCGGGAAAGTATATGTCACAGAAAAAGTGGCTCACGTAAAACAAATTCCATTTGATGCCTCAAAATTGCACAGTTCCCCACAAATGGCAGCCCAGCATCACGTGGTGGATGATGGTTCTGGCAAAGTGGAG ATTTGGCGTGTAGAAAACAACGGTAGGGTCGAAATTGACCGAAACGCGTATGGTGAATTCTATGGTGGGGACTGCTACATTATACTTTACACGTATCCCAGAGGACAGATTATCTACACCTG GCAAGGAGCAAATGCCACGCGGGATGAGCTGACAACCTCCGCATTCCTGACTGTTCAGTTGGATAGATCCCTCGGGGGACAGGCTGTGCAG ATTCGAGTCTCCCAAGGCAAAGAACCTGCTCACCTGCTGAGTTTGTTCAAAGACAAACCGCTCATTATTTACAAGAACGGAACATCAAAGAAAGAAGGTCAGGCACCGGCCCCCCCTACACGCCTCTTTCAAGTCCGAAGAAACCTGGCTTCGATCACCAGAATTATGGAG GTCGATGTTGATGCAAACTCATTGAATTCCAATGATGTTTTTGTCCTGAAACTGCGACAAAATAATGGCTACATCTGGATAGGAAAAGGCTCCacacaggaggaggagaaaggagcagagtACATGGCAAGCGTCCTCAAATGCAAAACTGCAACGATTCAGGAAGGCAAGGAACCAG AGGAGTTTTGGAATTCCCTTGGAGGGAAAAAAGACTACCAGACCTCTCCTCTGCTAGAATCCCAGGCTGAAGACCATCCACCTCGGCTTTACGGCTGCTCCAACAAAACTGGAAGATTCATT ATTGAAGAGGTTCCAGGAGAGTTTACCCAGGATGATTTAGCAGAAGATGATGTCATGCTGTTAGATGCTTGGGAACAG ATTTTTATTTGGATTGGAAAAGATGCAAATGAAGTTGAGAAATCGGAATCTCTGAAGTCTG CCAAAATATACCTTGAGACTGACCCTTCTGGAAGAGACAAGAGGACGCCAATTGTCATCATAAAACAGGGTCATGAGCCACCTACTTTCACAGGCTGGTTCCTGGGCTGGGATTCCAGTAGGTGGTAA